A window of Bombyx mori chromosome 2, ASM3026992v2 contains these coding sequences:
- the LOC101736595 gene encoding uncharacterized protein LOC101736595 isoform X1 — protein sequence MFKDGDDEDEHNMNVTRYPCMPSLVALQQMRNRLQMAHLGKKLMKWTALATGRELRRLAIEINETHRRFNEDMRTAFMLLARGRYFCSNLNQYVLENVEAKACVRVETTNKSISGVKVPHMEVVELGGPPYNHLGLEKGGHTIEEAKEKWRELLKKMILMVQQRTGFARIEVAHKNATKKWNILIKIVIPKLLDTIAYILIELEEQERENMFRIKVFKKSQAHQKESPVKVCCCCLKMFEADTQVESVCPACSKAAKLKKESNLKIEIAPCKSAEVKSNQNRKRLEQLMAHIDEVIGLTKNYKTEGIVSPSIEKFIKTCSKIKLKIENMTNGPPSCDICQKALEMTESRITLTPKPSTNNASTCNIQEPPESCKPCSVTSEPKNEDVLGYFETEYKEIVKVRRLQNEDGSISEEKQVITVKTEKKCPNKLGALEDKEIFDTSKIGDTEYESRRSKSVHTNHNERLEPKIRRCMSSDQYGLTQTERNCKFSSASAKGSRASLPAASQASCVSTKSVDSNCCSKKPRTVCGGDSIQNVSLASQSCCKIIKKPIESKSSCVSVCGDDRKRNDKSNNRRATSTEALWRDQWTSMTDFETVPSKVIKNPSCNGKYSSLNTDDNLHDGNELKSNSCCIIKIIKKPNNESNKTGLNANRTDCKNLVIKGGMLEVLKKIILPNTNSSRGLQKTVDEPETELLDKPTEVKICKSCSEKMNSLGASQKSFASSKSSKYCSADDQSMDRSCPSCGTMPKSSCTSISSKSLAACSLTSIDTSTRNSCCNSQTTSKKSSEKKVDCKICTAEEAPSAQSVCCSNTKSTSTCCPLKSSEESLKKDASTSTRRSDRFDVRPLRRRPASVKANLDCTCYSDSYMLRNRKNKQARRTKSFCEDEYYYFRW from the exons ATGTTCAAGGACGGAGACG ACGAGGATGAGCATAACATGAACGTTACGAGGTATCCTTGCATGCCTTCGTTGGTGGCGCTGCAGCAGATGAGGAACCGTCTTCAGATGGCGCACTTAGGGAAGAAGCTGATGAAATGGACAGCTCTGGCCACTGGACGCGAGTTGAGGAGATTGGCCATTGAGATTAACga AACCCACCGACGTTTCAACGAGGACATGCGAACGGCCTTCATGCTCCTGGCTCGCGGAAGATACTTCTGTTCGAACTTAAATCAGTACGTGCTGGAGAATGTTGAGGCTAAG GCTTGCGTTAGAGTTGAAACTACAAACAAATCTATCTCCGGCGTCAAAGTTCCTCACATGGAAGTTGTTGAG TTGGGAGGACCACCGTACAACCATCTTGGGTTGGAGAAGGGAGGCCACACAATCGAAGAAGCGAAGGAGAAGTGGAGGGAGCTGCTGAAGAAAATGATACTGATGGTTCAACAGAGGACTGGCTTTGCCAGGATCGAAGTGGCACATAAAAACGCCACTAA GAAATGGAATATCTTAATAAAAATTGTGATACCAAAATTACTGGACACGATAGCGTATATTTTGATAGAACTAGAAGAACAAGAAAGGGAGAATATGTTCCGAATAAAGGTATTCAAAAAATCACAGGCGCATCAAAAAGAGTCGCCCGTTAAAGTATGTTGTTGCTGTTTGAAGATGTTCGAAGCTGATACTCAAGTTGAATCCGTTTGTCCTGCCTGCAGTAAGGCAGCAAAATTGAAGAAGGAATCGAATTTAAAGATCGAAATAGCTCCGTGCAAAAGTGCTGAAGTAAAATCGAATCAGAACAGGAAACGATTAGAGCAGTTAATGGCACATATCGATGAAGTCATAGGATTAACGAAAAATTACAAAACGGAGGGAATCGTTTCGCCTAGTATTGAGAAATTCATAAAAACGTGCAGCaagataaaattgaaaatagaaaatatgaCGAATGGTCCACCGTCTTGCGATATATGCCAAAAGGCATTGGAAATGACCGAGAGCCGAATCACGTTGACCCCAAAACCTTCAACTAACAACGCCTCGACTTGTAACATACAAGAGCCTCCAGAATCGTGTAAGCCATGTAGTGTAACCAGTGAACCTAAAAATGAGGACGTTTTAGGCTACTTTGAAACTGAATATAAGGAAATCGTCAAAGTTCGTAGACTGCAGAACGAAGACGGCAGTATTAGTGAAGAAAAGCAAGTCATCACGGTTAAAACTGAAAAGAAATGTCCTAACAAACTGGGTGCTCTAGAAGACAAGGAAATATTCGATACCAGTAAAATTGGTGACACAGAATACGAATCTAGAAGAAGTAAATCAGTGCATACTAACCACAATGAGAGACTTGAGCCGAAGATCAGGCGATGCATGTCCTCAGACCAATATGGATTAACGCAAACGGAAAGAAATTGTAAATTCAGTTCTGCCAGCGCTAAAGGTTCTAGAGCCTCTTTACCGGCAGCCTCTCAAGCTTCCTGTGTATCAACAAAGTCTGTGGATTCCAACTGCTGCTCTAAAAAGCCACGTACAGTTTGTGGCGGCGATTCCATACAGAACGTTTCTCTGGCAAGTCAAAGTTGTTGCAAGATTATAAAGAAACCAATCGAATCGAAGAGCTCTTGTGTGTCGGTTTGTGGAGATGATCGTAAGCGAAACGATAAATCTAATAATAGGAGAGCCACTTCGACTGAGGCTTTGTGGCGAGATCAATGGACTTCGATGACAGATTTCGAGACGGTGCcaagtaaagtaataaaaaatcctAGTTGCAATGGGAAATATTCCAGTTTGAACACTGATGATAACTTGCATGATGGTAACGAACTTAAATCAAATAGCTGTTGcattataaagataataaaaaaaccaaacaaTGAATCGAACAAAACTGGTTTGAATGCCAACCGAACGGATTGTAAGAATTTAGTCATCAAGGGAGGTATGCTGGAAGTTttgaagaaaattattttaccGAATACTAATTCGAGCCGTGGACTCCAAAAGACAGTCGATGAACCTGAAACGGAGCTTTTAGACAAACCGACAGaggttaaaatttgtaaaagctGTTCGGAAAAGATGAATTCCTTAGGAGCTTCCCAAAAGTCGTTTGCTTCATCGAAATCTTCTAAATACTGCTCTGCCGATGACCAGTCTATGGACAGGAGCTGTCCGTCTTGTGGAACGATGCCCAAATCTTCATGTACGTCTATATCCTCAAAGAGTTTGGCTGCATGTTCTTTGACTAGCATAGACACTTCGACCCGCAACTCTTGCTGCAATAGCCAGACCACGTCCAAGAAGAGCTCTGAAAAGAAAGTTGACTGCAAAATTTGCACGGCTGAAGAAGCCCCGTCTGCCCAATCTGTCTGCTGCTCCAATACCAAGTCCACTTCCACTTGTTGCCCTTTAAAATCATCAGAAGAATCGCTCAAGAAGGATGCTTCAACGTCTACTCGAAGATCCGATCGCTTTGACGTGAGACCGTTGAGGAGAAGACCTGCTTCTGTCAAAGCTAATCTAGACTGCACTTGTTACTCAGACTCTTATATGCTGagaaatagaaaaaacaaaCAAGCCAGAAGAACTAAATCGTTTTGCGAAGATGAGTACTATTACTTTAGGTGGTAA
- the LOC101736595 gene encoding uncharacterized protein LOC101736595 isoform X2 yields MFKDGDDEDEHNMNVTRYPCMPSLVALQQMRNRLQMAHLGKKLMKWTALATGRELRRLAIEINETHRRFNEDMRTAFMLLARGRYFCSNLNQYVLENVEAKACVRVETTNKSISGVKVPHMEVVELGGPPYNHLGLEKGGHTIEEAKEKWRELLKKMILMVQQRTGFARIEVAHKNATKRKNALMKIVIPKIIASVKYILDELEEQAREEFYRFKKILEVKRKHAKKKAEALEAESDIPKLAIESIEEVEAEEKGEEDDKNEICDDLPEKEDIKAANPEVELKVSELRAHIKSVIDVGKYIEEKGTLSIDMKQFLKTAEQVLDEKKNNESFNEETGESIQEVSIDYEKKVSDKSINDRNRLNVTSRRTSTTEALGIDKQTQTDMDVDGYVSNLKEITRILRKTTEDGTTLKIRKEVSSSTNPINVPINNGPVLASKSESFICNSRCDDNQSLQTFQEIVCSRIQSEVIPLSSNTEKVVKSSSLTSFGSDIENNGFDDENDLEEIRKDFKELLDLAGPLFRRHGEASEANDDNLELTESEWKLIASIFENKSNTKTLDNADDSQNNEK; encoded by the exons ATGTTCAAGGACGGAGACG ACGAGGATGAGCATAACATGAACGTTACGAGGTATCCTTGCATGCCTTCGTTGGTGGCGCTGCAGCAGATGAGGAACCGTCTTCAGATGGCGCACTTAGGGAAGAAGCTGATGAAATGGACAGCTCTGGCCACTGGACGCGAGTTGAGGAGATTGGCCATTGAGATTAACga AACCCACCGACGTTTCAACGAGGACATGCGAACGGCCTTCATGCTCCTGGCTCGCGGAAGATACTTCTGTTCGAACTTAAATCAGTACGTGCTGGAGAATGTTGAGGCTAAG GCTTGCGTTAGAGTTGAAACTACAAACAAATCTATCTCCGGCGTCAAAGTTCCTCACATGGAAGTTGTTGAG TTGGGAGGACCACCGTACAACCATCTTGGGTTGGAGAAGGGAGGCCACACAATCGAAGAAGCGAAGGAGAAGTGGAGGGAGCTGCTGAAGAAAATGATACTGATGGTTCAACAGAGGACTGGCTTTGCCAGGATCGAAGTGGCACATAAAAACGCCACTAA ACGAAAGAATGCCCTGATGAAGATCGTCATACCGAAAATAATAGCGAGCGTGAAGTATATTTTAGACGAATTGGAGGAACAAGCCAGAGAAGAGTTTTACAGATTCAAAAAGATTTTGGAAGTTAAGCGGAAACATGCAAAGAAAAAAGCCGAGGCTCTTGAAGCCGAATCTGATATTCCTAAACTAGCTATTGAATCAATAGAAGAAGTAGAAGCAGAAGAAAAAGGAGAAGAagatgataaaaatgaaatttgtgATGACTTACCGGAAAAAGAAGATATCAAAGCAGCGAATCCTGAAGTGGAACTGAAGGTTTCAGAATTGAGAGCACACATTAAGTCAGTAATCGACGTCGGTAAATATATAGAAGAAAAAGGCACATTGTCTATTGATATGAAACAATTTTTGAAAACTGCTGAGCAAGTATTggatgaaaagaaaaataatgagaGTTTTAATGAAGAAACTGGCGAAAGTATTCAGGAAGTATCCATTGATTATGAGAAAAAAGTCTCcgataaatcaataaatgatAGAAATCGTTTAAATGTTACTAGTAGAAGAACGAGCACAACAGAAGCTCTAGGAATTGATAAGCAAACACAAACAGACATGGATGTTGACGGTTATGTTAGTAATCTCAAAGAAATAACAAGAATATTAAGAAAAACCACCGAAGATGGAACCACACTCAAAATTCGCAAGGAAGTTAGCTCTTCCACTAATCCTATCAATGTACCAATAAATAATGGTCCTGTTCTAGCATCCAAGAGCGAGAGTTTCATTTGTAATAGTAGATGTGATGATAACCAATCCTTACAGACTTTCCAAGAAATTGTCTGCAGTCGAATACAATCAGAAGTCATTCCTCTATCATCGAATACAGAAAAGGTAGTGAAGTCTTCAAGCTTAACGTCTTTTGGATCGGATATAGAAAATAATGGTTTTGATGATGAAAATGATTTGGAAGAAATACGAAAGGATTTCAAAGAGCTTTTAGATCTGGCAGGACCGCTCTTTCGGAGGCACGGCGAAGCAAGCGAAGCAAATGATGATAATTTAGAGTTGACGGAATCCGAATGGAAATTAATTGCTAGTATTTTCGagaacaaaagcaacacaaaaaCTCTTGATAATGCTGATGACagtcaaaataatgaaaaataa